A window from Hymenobacter volaticus encodes these proteins:
- the tssD gene encoding type VI secretion system tube protein TssD, with translation MNRASFDGTLHLPALGLQLSIQQSHYRWVQHQDHRGRPCSKVRFGSLLIEVLANQEQLAELTQLAANPFTIVDGHAAYTQADGQGTFVTVWFQQASLHHFTEYFDATGTRGTEASWVVQFALAPQQMGRDSGTSGSFVAPAPGTHGESPSSLPTPAVAAPAPLSDIEILFSNGSLVEIRNNILSGLYSREHSNLISVEEQAVVAYYTTGEGYRNFNQALRGEMPMTDFFRAQERVLNGALEKLPKYQSWVVRGTGESETKRFAAAAVGDVIEYDNFVSSSLEEFIADDFMYRKNGEYVLRIKSKNGVRITEMSMAKSEDEVLFLSKRKFKVTSKSYRPRFTEDDPLIKEINLEEL, from the coding sequence ATGAATCGTGCTTCTTTTGACGGTACACTGCATTTACCTGCTCTAGGCTTACAGCTGTCGATTCAGCAGAGCCATTATCGGTGGGTACAGCATCAAGACCATCGGGGGCGGCCGTGCAGCAAAGTGCGTTTTGGCTCGTTGTTAATAGAAGTGTTGGCTAATCAAGAACAACTTGCGGAACTGACGCAGTTGGCAGCCAATCCGTTTACTATCGTTGATGGCCACGCAGCCTACACCCAAGCCGACGGACAGGGTACGTTTGTTACAGTATGGTTTCAGCAGGCTAGCCTACATCACTTCACCGAGTATTTTGATGCTACCGGTACACGCGGCACCGAAGCAAGCTGGGTGGTACAGTTTGCCCTAGCTCCGCAGCAAATGGGCCGTGATAGTGGTACAAGTGGCAGCTTCGTTGCGCCGGCTCCCGGTACACATGGCGAATCTCCTTCTTCTCTGCCTACGCCTGCGGTAGCTGCCCCGGCACCTTTAAGTGATATTGAAATATTATTTAGTAACGGCTCTTTGGTTGAAATCCGCAATAATATTTTGTCGGGTTTATACAGCAGAGAACACAGCAACTTGATTTCCGTGGAAGAGCAGGCTGTTGTTGCCTACTACACCACTGGAGAAGGTTACCGCAATTTCAATCAGGCTTTAAGAGGCGAAATGCCCATGACCGACTTCTTTCGGGCGCAAGAACGGGTACTTAACGGTGCATTGGAAAAACTGCCCAAATATCAAAGTTGGGTAGTAAGAGGCACCGGAGAATCGGAAACTAAAAGGTTTGCTGCCGCAGCAGTTGGGGATGTTATTGAATACGATAATTTCGTTTCGTCTAGCCTTGAAGAATTTATCGCTGATGACTTTATGTACCGGAAGAATGGAGAATATGTACTAAGAATAAAGTCAAAAAATGGCGTAAGAATTACAGAAATGTCAATGGCTAAATCGGAAGATGAGGTGTTATTTTTGTCGAAAAGAAAATTTAAAGTAACAAGTAAAAGCTACCGACCGAGATTTACCGAGGATGATCCTCTGATAAAAGAAATTAACTTGGAAGAACTCTAA
- a CDS encoding M28 family peptidase, translating into MKLFRFAPVVLAAFLLTGCFDNKKSTTETAAPEQQKLPAAPTFNADSAYAYVAKQVAFGPRVPNTPAHVRTGDWVIGKFKSYGLTVREQPFEAMAFDGKMLRSRNIIAQFQPQAARRVTIFSHWDTRPFADKDKEKKNAPFEGASDGASGVGIALEMARILAAQPDSLTPAVGVDFILFDSEDYGYDSSTQGELTNKLANQEAQGGSSWCLGSQYWAKNLMPVNYKAEYGILLDMVGAKNGKFSREDTSRQKARDVVDKVWNIAAQIGYSDYFLFQDSPGITDDHVFTNQAGVRTIDIIDHLPVGDDYFPAYHHTTQDNLANIDKRTLKAVGQVVLQTIYGE; encoded by the coding sequence ATGAAACTCTTCCGTTTTGCTCCCGTCGTGCTGGCGGCTTTCTTGCTTACTGGCTGCTTCGATAATAAGAAAAGCACCACCGAAACCGCTGCACCAGAGCAGCAGAAATTACCCGCTGCTCCCACCTTCAATGCCGATTCGGCTTACGCTTACGTAGCCAAGCAGGTAGCTTTTGGGCCGCGGGTGCCTAACACGCCAGCGCACGTCAGAACAGGTGATTGGGTAATCGGCAAGTTCAAGAGTTACGGCCTGACGGTGCGCGAGCAGCCGTTCGAAGCTATGGCCTTCGATGGCAAAATGCTGCGTAGCCGCAACATTATTGCGCAGTTTCAGCCCCAAGCCGCCCGGCGCGTCACCATTTTCAGCCACTGGGATACCCGTCCCTTCGCCGACAAAGACAAAGAGAAAAAGAACGCGCCTTTTGAAGGAGCCTCCGATGGAGCTAGCGGGGTGGGTATTGCTTTGGAAATGGCTCGGATTTTGGCAGCCCAACCCGACAGCCTCACGCCGGCTGTGGGCGTAGACTTCATCTTGTTTGATTCCGAAGATTACGGCTACGATTCCAGCACCCAAGGCGAGCTTACCAACAAGCTCGCCAACCAAGAAGCACAGGGTGGTTCGAGCTGGTGCTTAGGTTCACAGTATTGGGCCAAAAACCTGATGCCTGTTAACTACAAAGCCGAGTACGGCATTCTGCTGGATATGGTAGGAGCCAAGAACGGCAAGTTCAGTCGCGAAGACACCTCCCGCCAAAAGGCCCGCGACGTGGTGGACAAGGTCTGGAACATTGCCGCCCAAATCGGCTACTCCGACTACTTCCTGTTCCAGGATAGCCCTGGCATCACCGACGACCACGTCTTCACCAACCAAGCCGGCGTGCGCACCATCGACATCATCGACCACCTGCCCGTCGGCGACGACTACTTCCCCGCTTATCACCACACCACCCAAGACAACCTAGCCAACATCGACAAGCGCACGTTGAAGGCTGTAGGTCAAGTGGTGCTGCAGACGATTTACGGCGAGTAG
- the cysS gene encoding cysteine--tRNA ligase — MLPTLSLYNTLTRRKATFEPLNAPFVGVYLCGPTVYSEAHVGNARGPVVFDVLTRYLRHLGYTVRYVRNITDVGHLENDADEGEDKISRRARAQKLEPMQVAEQYANLYHRHMEVLGCLPPDIEPRASGHITEQIQMIQEIMANGFAYEVNGSVYFDVPAYNAAGRGYGKLSNRVVEELLAGSRDNLAGQQEKRSPLDFALWKRADERHLMRWPSPFGEVPGEGFPGWHLECSAMSRKYLGAEFDIHGGGLDLMFPHHECEIAQSQACAHPTNEAQVWMHNNMITVNGAKMSKSLGNFITITDLFEGRNPTLPQAYSPMTVRFFLLQAHYRSTIDITDEALQAARKGYRKLMNGSRQLEKLTLPEGTERATDTEKVDAELRKLINDTFIGLNDDLNTARAIAGLFNLLRKFNGYTANPATLAQVSEAALSEAITAYRTLVTDVLGLVDEPRANAEQLLNLTLNFYSEAKAAKAYDKVDEIRAALKGQGIVIKDTKAGVEWAYSEE; from the coding sequence ATGCTGCCTACACTCTCGCTTTATAATACGCTTACTCGCCGCAAAGCCACTTTCGAACCCCTAAACGCACCTTTCGTGGGCGTCTACCTCTGCGGCCCAACGGTGTATAGTGAGGCGCACGTGGGCAATGCCCGGGGTCCGGTGGTGTTTGATGTGCTGACGCGCTATTTGCGCCACTTAGGCTACACGGTGCGCTATGTTCGCAACATCACTGATGTAGGCCACCTCGAAAACGACGCCGACGAAGGCGAAGACAAAATATCAAGAAGAGCCCGCGCCCAAAAGCTGGAGCCCATGCAGGTGGCCGAGCAGTATGCCAACCTCTACCACCGCCACATGGAGGTGCTCGGTTGCTTGCCGCCCGACATCGAGCCTCGCGCCAGCGGCCACATCACTGAGCAAATCCAGATGATTCAGGAAATCATGGCCAACGGATTTGCGTACGAGGTGAACGGCTCGGTATACTTTGATGTACCCGCTTACAATGCCGCCGGCCGCGGCTACGGCAAGCTCTCGAACCGCGTGGTGGAAGAATTGCTGGCTGGCTCGCGCGACAACTTGGCCGGGCAGCAGGAAAAGCGCAGCCCGCTGGATTTTGCGCTCTGGAAGCGAGCTGACGAGCGCCACCTCATGCGCTGGCCTTCACCCTTCGGAGAAGTGCCCGGCGAAGGATTTCCGGGCTGGCACCTAGAGTGCTCGGCCATGAGCCGCAAGTACCTCGGCGCCGAGTTCGACATTCACGGCGGCGGCCTGGATCTGATGTTTCCGCACCACGAGTGCGAAATAGCCCAGAGCCAGGCTTGCGCGCATCCTACCAACGAAGCCCAGGTGTGGATGCACAACAACATGATTACGGTGAACGGGGCCAAGATGAGTAAGTCGCTTGGCAACTTTATCACCATCACCGATTTGTTTGAAGGCCGCAACCCCACGCTGCCGCAGGCTTATTCGCCCATGACGGTGCGCTTCTTCTTGCTGCAAGCGCACTACCGCAGCACCATCGACATCACCGATGAAGCTCTGCAGGCAGCGCGCAAAGGCTACCGCAAGCTCATGAACGGTTCGCGCCAACTCGAAAAGCTGACTCTGCCCGAAGGCACCGAGCGCGCCACCGATACTGAGAAGGTTGATGCCGAATTGCGGAAGCTGATTAATGACACGTTTATTGGCTTGAACGACGACCTAAACACAGCCCGCGCCATTGCTGGCTTGTTTAATTTGTTGCGCAAGTTCAATGGCTACACCGCCAACCCCGCCACGCTGGCGCAAGTAAGCGAAGCTGCATTAAGCGAAGCCATAACTGCCTACCGCACGCTAGTAACCGACGTGTTGGGTCTTGTAGACGAACCTCGCGCCAACGCCGAGCAGCTCCTGAACCTGACGCTGAATTTCTATTCGGAAGCCAAAGCCGCCAAAGCCTACGACAAGGTGGACGAAATCCGGGCTGCGCTGAAAGGGCAAGGCATCGTCATCAAAGACACCAAGGCCGGCGTCGAGTGGGCGTACAGTGAAGAGTAA
- a CDS encoding endonuclease/exonuclease/phosphatase family protein: protein MRRSFAFTCTLLIIGWLLAAIACVQVPAYTFWPAAFVALTLPVALLLNLLSVPYWLLRNWRVAALPLLVAVLTWPHLQRGVALHPLRVAPAADEPGLRVRVLSSNVRIFNVYPQLRDPDLASSKKLIQWVADNPAEIICLQEFYNEPQSSTSKEKDVFNSVERIGVRSGRQSFVSRSLTNRAGAEFGMAIFSRYPILRRGTVNFGKLTQNHAMWADLRLPNKDTIRVFNFHLQSMSLDERDIVDSYSSKAGFRNKALGLMRRFKRGMVSRSWQVDTLTRRFERSPYPLLLCADLNDLPYSYSYDQIADHFQNAWATVGNGVGPTYHGQLPFIRIDNQFASPEWVVDDFWVHYEIPYSDHYPTTATYRLMPK, encoded by the coding sequence GTGCGTCGTTCGTTTGCTTTCACCTGCACCTTGCTCATTATCGGGTGGCTGCTCGCGGCCATTGCTTGCGTGCAGGTACCTGCCTACACTTTCTGGCCCGCGGCTTTCGTGGCCCTCACGCTACCGGTTGCGCTGCTTCTGAATTTGCTATCCGTGCCGTATTGGTTGCTGCGCAACTGGCGGGTAGCGGCATTGCCGTTGCTAGTAGCGGTGCTAACGTGGCCGCATCTGCAGCGCGGAGTGGCCTTGCATCCATTGCGAGTGGCGCCTGCAGCCGATGAGCCCGGGCTACGGGTGCGGGTGCTCTCTTCTAATGTGCGCATCTTCAATGTGTATCCGCAGTTGCGCGACCCGGATCTGGCGTCGTCAAAAAAGCTGATTCAATGGGTAGCCGACAATCCGGCCGAAATCATCTGCCTGCAAGAGTTCTACAACGAGCCCCAGAGTTCTACTAGCAAGGAGAAAGACGTTTTCAATAGTGTAGAGCGAATCGGGGTGCGCAGCGGGCGGCAAAGCTTCGTTTCTCGCAGTCTGACCAACCGGGCTGGCGCCGAATTTGGCATGGCCATATTTTCGCGGTATCCTATCCTGCGCCGAGGCACCGTCAACTTCGGGAAGCTCACGCAGAACCACGCCATGTGGGCAGACTTGCGCCTGCCGAACAAGGATACCATTCGGGTGTTCAATTTCCATTTGCAAAGCATGAGCCTTGATGAGCGCGACATCGTGGACAGCTACTCCAGCAAAGCCGGCTTTCGCAACAAAGCTCTCGGCCTGATGCGTCGTTTCAAGCGCGGTATGGTGTCGCGGAGTTGGCAGGTCGATACGCTCACCCGCCGCTTCGAGCGCAGCCCGTATCCGCTACTGCTCTGCGCCGATCTCAACGACCTGCCCTACAGCTACAGCTACGACCAAATAGCCGACCACTTTCAGAACGCCTGGGCCACAGTAGGCAATGGCGTCGGTCCGACCTACCACGGCCAACTTCCCTTCATCCGCATCGACAACCAGTTTGCTAGCCCCGAATGGGTGGTGGATGACTTCTGGGTTCATTACGAGATTCCCTATTCCGACCACTACCCGACTACTGCTACTTATCGACTGATGCCGAAGTGA
- a CDS encoding DUF7948 domain-containing protein, which yields MPLFTVRFFFSGLLLLVAPRLMATALPKLNEAPREGASLEFIENKGQWDGQARYAAALPAGQLFIGTAGFTYSFLDPVALRNHSHHGHEDAPKTSASDVLHGHSYSVTFEGANRSPVLTAEEITPAPYNYFRGNNPKRWASNARSFRRLRYTNLYPGIGAVLYENDGQHLEYDFQVSPGAKPAAIRLRYAGPDRLTLTSEGNLLIETSVGKVTEQAPKAWQDIRGQRVAVPCAFELKGNTVSFQPSKYDPRYALTIDPTVIFSSFTGSLGDNWGFTATYDAQGNMYSGGTVFAPGYPTSPGAFQTTFRGASDVGIIKYNTAVSGSTARLYATYLGGSSMDAPHSMVVNPQGELVVMGSTGSSNFPTTNGSYDTSHNGGTRITPDESINFKDFLYDNGADIFIAKLSANGSTLTGSTFVGGSGTDGVASQLNGTVTFDGLPGSPVINYGDQFRGDVVTDGDGNVYIASVTNSTNFPTPNGYRTRFQGGPFDAVVLKLSADLRTLLWSTYLGGSNAEAAYSLQVDATRGVYVAGGTLSNNFPTTSGSLQSNFQGSVDGFITHLSNTGSAVLQSSFIGTGAYDQAFFVQLDAASNVYLLGQTQGQMPISAGCYGVANGRQFIQKLNPTLNTLFYGTRIGSGSTLFPDISLTAFLVDDCERIYISGWGGQVNDRGVPRNGSSTRGLPITANAIQSTTDGSDFYLAQFRPGMQSLEYGTFYGERGGGGEHVDGGTSRFDKKGVVYQAVCGGCGRTSGFPVPSGANTYSTTNRSDNCNNAAFKIDFGIITADPGPSRYVCVNNGPIQLGGSPAGGTWSGPGVSALPGGGYQFTPSQARLGANILTYSVNATGTCVSSRPLRMTVTPERPITFAPVAAACLPAGNVPLTATPAGAHSAALV from the coding sequence ATGCCCCTTTTTACAGTACGGTTTTTCTTTTCTGGCTTATTGCTGCTCGTGGCCCCGCGCCTGATGGCAACGGCCCTTCCTAAGCTGAACGAAGCGCCGCGGGAAGGTGCTTCGTTGGAGTTCATTGAAAACAAGGGCCAATGGGACGGTCAGGCCCGCTATGCAGCTGCTCTGCCAGCTGGACAATTGTTTATTGGCACCGCGGGTTTCACTTACAGCTTTCTTGACCCGGTGGCATTGCGCAATCACTCGCATCACGGCCATGAGGATGCTCCCAAAACCTCTGCTTCCGATGTGTTGCACGGTCACTCCTACTCGGTAACGTTCGAGGGTGCCAACCGTTCCCCCGTTTTAACTGCGGAAGAAATAACACCCGCGCCCTACAACTACTTCCGCGGCAACAACCCCAAACGCTGGGCAAGCAATGCGCGAAGCTTCCGGCGTCTACGCTACACCAACTTATATCCTGGCATTGGTGCAGTCCTCTACGAAAATGATGGTCAGCATTTGGAATACGACTTTCAAGTGAGTCCCGGAGCCAAGCCAGCAGCCATTCGGCTTCGCTACGCCGGCCCCGACCGCCTTACCCTCACGTCGGAGGGTAACCTGCTGATTGAAACTTCGGTGGGGAAGGTTACCGAACAAGCTCCCAAAGCTTGGCAGGACATCAGAGGGCAGCGCGTAGCTGTGCCTTGTGCCTTTGAGTTGAAAGGTAACACAGTCAGCTTCCAACCCAGCAAATACGACCCACGCTACGCCCTCACCATCGACCCGACAGTTATTTTCTCGTCGTTTACGGGGTCACTAGGCGACAACTGGGGCTTCACGGCCACCTACGATGCGCAAGGCAATATGTATTCGGGTGGTACCGTCTTCGCACCAGGTTACCCAACCAGCCCCGGCGCTTTCCAGACCACGTTTCGGGGAGCTTCGGATGTGGGAATTATCAAGTACAATACTGCCGTTAGCGGCAGCACGGCGCGCCTATACGCCACTTATCTAGGTGGTAGTAGCATGGATGCTCCGCACAGTATGGTGGTCAATCCGCAGGGTGAGTTGGTGGTCATGGGTTCAACGGGGTCCAGCAATTTCCCGACCACTAACGGCTCCTACGATACCTCGCATAATGGCGGGACCCGCATTACCCCTGACGAAAGCATTAATTTCAAGGACTTTCTGTACGATAATGGGGCCGATATTTTTATTGCCAAGCTTTCAGCCAACGGTAGCACCCTCACCGGTAGCACATTTGTGGGTGGCTCCGGCACCGACGGCGTTGCGTCGCAGCTAAATGGTACTGTTACCTTCGACGGCCTGCCCGGCTCGCCCGTTATCAACTACGGCGACCAGTTCCGTGGCGACGTGGTAACCGACGGGGATGGTAACGTATATATAGCTTCCGTCACAAATAGCACCAACTTCCCTACGCCCAATGGCTACCGCACCAGATTTCAGGGCGGCCCTTTCGATGCGGTAGTTTTGAAACTATCGGCTGACCTACGAACCCTGCTGTGGTCTACGTACTTGGGTGGCAGCAATGCGGAGGCAGCTTATTCTTTGCAGGTAGATGCTACCCGCGGAGTGTACGTGGCCGGCGGCACGCTAAGCAACAACTTCCCTACTACCTCTGGAAGTTTACAATCCAACTTCCAAGGTAGTGTCGATGGCTTTATAACTCATTTGAGCAATACGGGCAGCGCGGTGTTGCAATCATCCTTTATTGGCACCGGAGCTTACGACCAGGCTTTTTTCGTGCAGCTCGACGCGGCTAGCAACGTGTACCTGCTGGGCCAAACGCAAGGTCAAATGCCGATTAGTGCCGGGTGCTACGGCGTGGCCAACGGGCGACAGTTCATTCAGAAACTGAATCCTACACTCAACACTCTTTTCTACGGCACCCGCATTGGGAGTGGCAGCACGCTTTTCCCTGACATTTCTCTCACAGCTTTCCTCGTTGATGATTGTGAGCGAATCTACATTAGTGGCTGGGGCGGCCAGGTCAACGACCGAGGGGTTCCTCGCAATGGTAGCAGCACTCGGGGCCTGCCTATCACGGCCAATGCCATCCAATCTACCACCGACGGCTCCGACTTCTACCTGGCTCAGTTCCGGCCCGGCATGCAGTCGTTGGAGTATGGCACCTTCTACGGCGAACGAGGTGGTGGCGGCGAACATGTCGACGGCGGCACTTCGCGCTTCGATAAGAAAGGAGTAGTTTATCAGGCCGTATGCGGCGGTTGCGGACGCACTTCCGGCTTCCCTGTTCCCTCAGGCGCCAACACCTATTCCACTACCAACCGCAGCGACAACTGCAACAACGCCGCGTTCAAGATTGACTTCGGCATCATCACCGCTGACCCAGGTCCGAGTCGTTATGTGTGCGTGAACAATGGCCCTATCCAGTTGGGCGGCTCTCCGGCTGGCGGTACGTGGTCGGGACCGGGCGTATCGGCGCTACCAGGCGGTGGTTACCAGTTCACGCCTTCGCAAGCTCGCCTTGGGGCCAACATTCTCACGTATTCGGTGAATGCCACCGGCACCTGCGTCAGTTCTCGGCCCTTGCGCATGACCGTAACGCCAGAAAGGCCGATAACCTTCGCGCCTGTTGCGGCTGCTTGTCTGCCGGCTGGCAACGTGCCCCTGACGGCAACTCCGGCTGGGGCACATTCAGCGGCCCTGGTGTAG
- a CDS encoding gliding motility-associated C-terminal domain-containing protein, which yields MSAGWQRAPDGNSGWGTFSGPGVAGNTFSPTAAGPGTHTLTYTLSDSLGCGSAVQTVRLTVAPAVRAGRDTTICADQIQAFQMRGMSPAGGTWSGTGVTPSGMFTPPNTNNRGGIYQLSYTYTINGCATAATRTVVVTPASAVNVSLNLPECSANPQYTGLAPFTCQFEPVLAGGTYDWDFGDGSRHSPEASPTHVYANPGSYRVKLIARYAGCVVETAFAPVEVGDMKVPNIITPNGDSLNDAFKPRFSCKPTLLQVFNRWGTLVYEIKDYHNDWSGKSLPDGVYYYLLRDTDERRAKGWLEIKR from the coding sequence TTGTCTGCCGGCTGGCAACGTGCCCCTGACGGCAACTCCGGCTGGGGCACATTCAGCGGCCCTGGTGTAGCAGGCAACACCTTCAGTCCCACCGCTGCTGGTCCGGGCACGCACACGCTTACTTATACGCTCTCCGACTCCCTAGGCTGCGGCTCTGCCGTCCAGACAGTGCGGCTCACTGTAGCACCAGCAGTACGAGCCGGCCGCGACACTACTATTTGTGCCGATCAAATTCAGGCGTTCCAAATGCGGGGCATGTCTCCGGCTGGTGGCACCTGGAGTGGCACAGGCGTTACGCCGAGCGGCATGTTTACCCCACCCAACACCAACAACCGGGGCGGCATCTACCAACTGAGCTACACCTATACCATAAACGGCTGCGCCACTGCTGCTACTCGCACCGTAGTAGTAACACCCGCCTCGGCGGTCAACGTCTCCCTTAATCTGCCCGAATGCTCGGCTAACCCGCAATACACAGGCTTGGCACCTTTTACTTGCCAATTCGAGCCCGTATTGGCCGGGGGTACCTACGATTGGGACTTTGGCGACGGCAGCAGGCACTCCCCCGAAGCTAGCCCCACTCACGTGTATGCCAACCCTGGTTCCTACCGAGTGAAGCTCATCGCGCGCTATGCAGGCTGCGTAGTGGAAACCGCTTTTGCCCCGGTGGAAGTAGGCGACATGAAAGTCCCCAACATCATCACACCCAACGGCGACTCGCTCAACGACGCGTTCAAACCACGCTTCAGCTGCAAGCCAACTCTCCTGCAAGTGTTCAACCGCTGGGGAACCCTCGTGTACGAAATCAAAGACTACCACAACGACTGGAGCGGTAAAAGTCTCCCCGATGGGGTCTACTATTACCTGCTACGCGACACCGACGAGCGCCGAGCTAAAGGCTGGCTGGAAATAAAACGCTAG
- a CDS encoding gliding motility-associated C-terminal domain-containing protein, producing MPADTVLCPGTTQPFQLRATTAGGTWSGANVTSAGLFTPPAGFSGFTTLTYTVATGACTNTATRRVSVAEVPTYAARWNAELCAETREAPLSVRFSDPVNNSVGVRWDFGDGTQGVGNTTTHVYAQPGRYTPHIIRSYNNSLCTVQVDLPVVEVTKAHEIPNIITPNGDNKNEYFEATNGCPARLQIFSRWGSKVYESVSYRNNWNGDELPNGVYYYLIQPANGASIKGWVEISR from the coding sequence ATGCCTGCTGATACTGTTTTGTGTCCAGGTACCACGCAGCCGTTTCAGCTTCGGGCAACCACGGCCGGCGGCACTTGGTCGGGAGCTAATGTAACTAGTGCAGGTCTTTTCACCCCTCCAGCTGGCTTCAGTGGCTTTACTACCCTTACTTATACGGTTGCGACAGGTGCATGCACCAATACGGCTACTCGGCGGGTAAGCGTAGCAGAAGTGCCCACGTACGCAGCCCGTTGGAACGCTGAGCTGTGCGCCGAGACGCGTGAGGCCCCGCTAAGCGTGCGCTTCTCAGATCCAGTCAACAACTCGGTTGGTGTGCGCTGGGACTTCGGCGACGGCACTCAGGGCGTCGGCAATACGACCACTCACGTATACGCACAACCTGGCCGTTATACACCCCACATCATCAGATCTTATAATAACAGCCTGTGCACTGTGCAGGTTGATCTGCCGGTAGTTGAAGTCACGAAAGCGCACGAGATTCCCAACATCATCACGCCCAACGGCGACAACAAGAACGAGTACTTTGAAGCCACCAACGGTTGTCCGGCTCGGCTACAGATTTTCTCTCGCTGGGGCAGCAAGGTGTACGAATCGGTCTCCTACCGCAACAACTGGAATGGCGACGAGCTTCCCAACGGCGTATATTACTACCTCATCCAACCAGCCAATGGCGCTTCTATTAAAGGCTGGGTAGAAATCAGTAGATAA